From Chondrocystis sp. NIES-4102:
TCCAGAAACAAATCTATTTCTATTTGCTTTCTTACTCAACTTTGTTTACGAAGTTTGGCAAGCTCCTTATTACGAATTCTATGGAGCGCCTTCTTTTGCAGACAAAATTAAAGACCTCACCCATTGCTCCTTTGGCGATGCTGTCATCATTCTTATCAGTGCTTTGCTTGTGAGTTTGTTAGCTCGTTCTCGTTATTGGGTGCTTAAACCAACGCGGAAGCTAACGTTGCTTTTTACTAGCGTAGGCTTAGTTACCACCCTAGTTATCGAAACTTATCGAGTGAATGTGAGCAAAGTCTATGGCGTTCCAGTTTTAGCAGTTCCTGGTCTTGGCATGAGTTCGTTAGCTGTACTTCAGTGGATAATTTTGCCTCCTTTGATACTCGCTATGGCTCGCCGTCATCTGGTGGGTTGGGGGATGGGTGGGAAAGGATAAGACAGACCAGTATTAATTTTTATATCGCACTCCTTGACTCTCCAATTGAGAAGAAAATTTAGGATCGTTCTAGATGCGATAGAAGCACCATTAACTTTCCCGACTTTACTAGCCAACAACTTAATGGAGGTTATTTATGACTACAGCAACACAAGTAACAACTCAGGCTGTCGGGATTAAGCAAAACCAGTCAGATTGGAGATTTTAGTCATGGATATTCCTTCAAAAACTCCACAAGTCAAACGCTCTAGGAGATGGGTGTTGGCATTAGTAATCACTACTGGAATTGTTACTGCGACTGCCGCAGTTTACACAGTTTCTCGCTATCGCTTATTACCTTCAACACCTGCACCAACACCTGCACCAACCGTTCCAATTGTCAGGACTGTGACCGCCTTGGGACGCTTGGAACCCGAAGGGGAGGCGGTTCATCCAGCGACAACTGGATCTTTAGAAGGAACTCGGATTCTAAAAATCTTAGTCAAAGAGGGGGAAAAAGTCAAGGCTGGACAGATTATCGCCATCCTCGACACCCGCGCTCGCCGTTTGGCTGCTTTAAAAGAGACTCAAGAACAGGTAAAAGTTGCTCAAACACGACTAGCACAGGTTAAAGCAGGAGCAAAAGTTGGAGAAATCAACGCGCAAAAAGCAACGATTCTGCGGATGGAAGCTGAGTTGCGGGGCAATGTCAAAGCTCAAGAAGCTACAGTAGAGCGATTAGTGGCTGAATTACAAAATGCTGAAACCGAAGATCGACGCTACCAGCAACTATACCAAGACAATGCCGTTTCCGCATCTACTCGCGATAGCAAACATCTAGCAGTCGAAACCGCACAGAAACAACTGGAAGAAGGAAAAGCGACATTAAACCGACTTCGGGAATCGATGCAAGCACAACTCAACGAAGCCAAAGCCAATCTCAACCGCATTGCAGAAGTTCGTCCTACTGACGTGGGAGCGGCACGAGCAGAAGTGGACAAAGCATTGGCAGCCGTGGAGAGGACAAAAGCAGACCTGGAAGTAGCCTACGTGCGCTCGCCAAGAGACGGTCGAATCTTGAAAATCCATATTCGTCCTGGAGAAGTAGTCGACGATCGGGGAGAGGGGATTCTCAAACTTGGTCAAACCGACAAAATGTATGCAGTAGCAGAGGTGTATGAAACTGACATCAGGAAAGTTCGTCTGGGACAGCGTGCTACAATTACCAGCGATGCTTTTGTTGGGAAATTACAGGGAACTGTAAACCAGATTGGTTGGGAAATAGGCAAAAAAGACGTTCTCAGCACCGATCCCGCCGCTGCTACGGATGTTAGAGTGGTCGAAGTGAAAATTCGTCTCGATCCTGCTTCCAGTCAGCAAGTTGCTGCTCTTAATAACCTGCAAGTAACTGTGGAGATCGAGCCATGAGTCGCAAACTCTTTTTAGCTTGGCTGCAACTAAGTAGAGAAAGAGCTAGACTTCTAGTCGCTTTGGCAGGAATTGGTTTTGCCGTTATTCTTATGTTCATGCAAATTGGTTTTAGAATAGCCTTGTTTGAAAGTGCGACCCGCGTGCATGAAAGTCTCAATGCAGAGATAGTGCTAATTAATCCTCGTTCTCGCGCCTTAATTAGTATGAACAACTTTTCCAGACGGCGTTTATATCAAGTTCTTAGTTTCGACGGAGTAGCGTCGATCGATTCAATGTACGTGAGTTTAGGAACTTGGAAAAGTCCCGAAAGCGATCGCGATCGCGCCATCTTAGTTTTGGGGGTCGATCCAGCCAAGAGAAGTTTGCATATCCCAGAAATCGATCGATATCTGAACAAGCTCAAACTCGACGACGTTGCCATTCTCGACCGAGTTTCTCGCCCCGAATTTAAGCCTTTTATTACAGAAGTGGCTCAAGGCAAAGTCATTACACCTGAAATCAATGGTCGGAAAATTAAAGTAGTAGGCTTGTTTACAGTTGGTTCGTCTTTTGGTTCTGACGCGCTGCTAATTACGAGCGAAGTAAATTTTTTACGGATTTTCAAAACTCGCAAAGCAGGAGAAATCAATATCGGTTTAGTCAAAATTAAACCTAATGAAAATATCGAACAAACTGCTCGGGCGATAAAAGCTGACTTACCTAAAGATGTACGGGTACTAACCCACGACGAATTTGTGGAATTTGAGAAGAACTACTGGCAGAAAAATACAGCCATTGGTTTCGTTTTTACGCTGGGAACAATCATGGGATTTATTGTCGGCAGTGTAATTGTCTATCAAGTTCTCTATACAAATGTCTCCGATCATTTGGCTGAGTACGCAACGCTAAAAGCGATGGGATATAAGGATCGTTACTTATTAGGCATGGTGTTGCAAGAATCTCTAATTTTGGCAGTTTTGGGTTACATACCTGGATTTGCCATCACGCTGGGATTATACGACCTCACCAAAAAAGCTACCAGTTTACCTATGGCAATGGATTTCGGACGGGGCTTGATAGTTTTAATCTTAACCATTCTCATGTGCGCCCTTTCTGGCGCGATCGCCGTTCGTAAATTACAAGCAGCCGATCCCGCTGACATTTTTTAGTTAGAAATTATAGTTAGAAATTGCTCGAACCTATGGCTCAACAACCTGTTGTCACAATTAAGCATCTCAATCATTACTTTGGTCGAGGCGATTTGAGAAAGCAAATTCTATTTGACATCAATTTAGAAATCTATTGTGGAGAAATTGTCATCATGATGGGACCGTCTGGGTCGGGCAAAACAACTTTGCTGACCTTGATTGGTGGTTTGCGTTCTCCTCAAGAAGGCAGTCTCAAAGTATTCGATCGCGAGTTAAATCGAGCAAGCATCGATCGACTCGTAGAAATTAGGCGCAACATCGGTTACATCTTCCAATCTCATAATTTGTTGCAATTTTTAACTGCTTGGCAGAACGTGCAAACAGCTCTCGAACTGCATCCCGATATTCCGTCCGAAGAACTTCATGCCAGAGCAGAAGCTATGCTCAAAGCAGTAGGTCTGGAACATCGTGCGAATTACTACCCAGAAAATCTCTCTGGCGGACAGAAACAAAAAGTCGCGATCGCCCGCGCTTTAGTCAGCCATCCCAAGTTAGTTTTAGCCGACGAACCAACTGCGGCTTTAGATAGTAAATCGGGACGAGATGTGGTAGAACTGATGCAGCGTTTGGCTAGAGAACAAGGATGCTCCATTTTGGTTGTGACACACGATAATCGCATTCTAGATATCGCAGATCGCATCGTTCGCATGGAAGATGGTCGGCTATTCGTGGATAGTACTACTCTCATGAGTTAACCGTTCTTTCTCTTGTAGTTGTAGTTGATTATGCGTTTATTCTCTGTATCGATCCTAACATTCCCAAACGTCTAATTGTTTGTAGCAATCTCTCTGGAGTAAACAAACTCAGATCGGGATAAATCGACAGCCATACACAAATCAGCAAACAGAGGAATAAAATGATTAGAGCAGCAGCGTTAGTATAATTCCAAAACGCCCGCAGATTGTTCGATCGGATGCGTCTTTTCACTTTTAGCTCAACTTCTGCCAACTTTTACCGCCATCTTGAGATTGAAAAACAGTGTTATTCTCATTGACTGCGTAAAGTATTTGAGGATTATTAGGTGCGATCGCTAGTTTTACAATTACTCCGTTTGTTTCTGTCCAGAGTTTCTCCCAGGTTTTGCCGCTATCATTGCTGCGATAGATACCAGGTGCTGATTGGAGAAAACGATAGCCATACATGACAGTATTGTCTTCCCGTTTGAGCAAAGTCAGTGCGATAACAGGTGCATTTTGAGTATTAGGAATTAACTTCCATTCATCGCCACTATCAGTGCTTTCGTAGATTCCAGAGCGAGTAGCAGCAAACACATGAGCGGAATTATTAGGATCGACGGCTAAGTCCAAAGGAGCGTCATTTAACCGCACCATACGGGGTTTTGTCCAAGTTTTACCACCATCCTTAGAAAGATGAAGTCCTTGCGCTCCTGAAGCAGGAAAACTATAGAAGATATTGGGGTTGCTAGAAGCGATCGCCAAAGCATGAAAATCTACTCCTGGTAAAGAGATTTGTTGCCAATCTTCTCCTTGATTCTCACTAACTTGAAATCCCAAATTACCGCCTGTATGGGGATGTCCGCTAGAATAAAAACGGTTGCTATTAGTCGGATCTGCGGTAAAGCCCAGATAATCGGCTCTTTGCTTGCCCATCCAGTACCATTCTCCTGATTCCGAGCGTTGTAGCAAGCCATTGTGACTGGCAACGTAGATAATATTGGGGTTATCTGGATTTACTGCTAATCCGTGAACGTGATTGTTTGCTTGCCAATTTGCTGCTGGAGAAAGAGATACATTTACAGCCTTTGGTTGAGGCTTTGGTTGAGGAGTAGACGCACTAGTTGATTGATTACTGACAGGCTGCTGACTAGAACGTCCGAGAAACACTCCTAAGCCTCCGCCTAGAAACAATGATATGGCTATAGGGATAGCGCAACAAGCTATCATAGCTAGTCCCATCCATTTCATACTGTGATCTTTTGATTCTGGTTGACTCATACGATCAATTTTTAAAGTTTTTAATAGTCTTTACTCTTTTATTTTCCACTCTCTAGTTGACTAGAGGGTCAAGAGTATAACGGCGAAAATAATCTAAAAAATTATGATTATAAATTTTAAGAAGTTACATAATTTAGCACTCAAAATTATTCTAAATTCACCTCTTCAATTAAACTGCAAAATTGTTCTAGATTTGGATCATCTTGAGGTTTATCTGCCCAAAGCTCTTTGTATGCTTCCAACTCTTTTTTAAAGGCAAGAGTAGATTGGATTTGTCGCTCAAGTTCGGCTATTTTACACTCCAATAAATCTCGCACTAGAGAACAAGGCGGAATTCCTTGACGACGAATTCCTAAGATTTGTTGAATTTCAGCCAAAGAAAAATTTAGCGATTGAGCTTTTTTGATAAATTGCACTTGTTTGACTGCATCGTCTGTATAGTAGCGATAACCTTTATTGTTGCGAAAAGCAGGTTCGATTAATCCTAAACTTTCGTAGTAACGTAAAGTACCCACGGTAACATTGGTTTGTTTGGCTAATTCACCAATTTTGATTAATTGCTCTTGTAAAGCTTTAACTTCAATTTGTGTCATATTCCTTACTAAAATATGAAAAATATTCTTGACTCTATAGCTAACTGTAGACCCTACAATAAATACAGTTCTTTAGGCGACATTTAGTCTTGATTCGAGCGTTTCAGGCAAATTTTCGCCACTTTAACCAAATAAATAGGAGATTATAATTATGTTTCAGAAATTATTCGCTAAAACTGCCTTAAAAGCTGCTACTGTAGCTGTTGCGGTTGTCATGCTAACTGCTGGTGCTAGTTTGGCTCAAGATCGACAGCCCAATCAAAATCAAGACCAAAACAGCTCATGTGGTTGTTGTAAACAAATGATGAACCAGATGCAGCACTCTAGCTAAATGGTAGTTAATAAAAAACTATCAGTTAAAAACTAAACAAAATGGCGATCGCTCTTTTTCTAAAAAACTCAATCAAGGCGATCGCTTTTTACCAATCAATTGTCTAACGCAACCATTCAATGAGCTATTAGCTTTTTGATCAATAAAAAGCTAGAAACTATTAGTTTGATTTTTGAATTTCTTCGCGCTCCCCCTCTGAATCTGTCAAGTGGGGCAAAGTTGGAGGTTGATGATGATTATTGTTCAAATGGATTTTTGTTTCATAGGATGTCTCTTTATTTTCTTCTGTTTCTGTGCGCGATCGATGACGACGACTAGACCAAAAACTCCCCGCCAAAAAAGCACTCGCTCCAATTACACTTCCTCCTACTGCTCCGAGCAACCATAAAGGCAGTTGCCCTTCTCTTTTAGAAACACTGAGGTTGCTTTCTGAAGCAGCGTTTGACTCTTCTGTTTTTTCTCCTGGTTGAGTTGACGGCTCTTCTTGGCTACTACCTCCTCGCAGAGATTGAGCATAAAGCTGCGGCGCGCGCTGAGTAACTATTAAATCTCCTTCAAACAAACCGCTTTTTACTTCAACTAAATCTTCAGAAGTTTGACCGAGATTGACTTCGGCAGATTGAAAAGAATCGCCGTTCTGCAAATAAACTAGTTTTTTGCCATCTACATCAACTACTGCCGAACTGGGAATGACTGTAGCTGTTGTATCTGCCTTACTAGTCATTACTTCTAATTCAGCAAACATTCCTGGTTTGAGAGTACCATTAATATTGTTTAACTGCGCTTTAACTGGGACAACGCGCGTTTCTCCTTCAACTACCGAACCAATTACCGCAATCTTGCCGATAAAAGTGCGATCGCTTACAGAGGCTACTTTTGCTCTAACTTGTTGACCGTTTTTAATTCTATCTAAGTCTTTTTCGTAAATATTAGCCGTGGCATAGACAGTGCTGTCATTAACGATCGTCATCAGTTTGCCTCCCGCATCTTGAAAGGCTTGACCGAGAGTAACTTCGCGATCGCTAACTCTACCAGAAATAGGTGCTGTTACTGTAGCTAATCCTTGATCGTTAGCTATTGTACCCAGTTGTTGCAGTCGGGTTTGATAAGTAGCATTACTAAGTTGTAGAAGAGAACTAGCTGCTTCAAGAGACGATTGAGCGCGTTGGAGTTGGTTTTGAGCCTCTAGAACTTCTCTTTGACTTGAAGCAGTGGTAAGTTGGGCTTTGGTTTGGGCTAATTTTGCTTGAGATTCGAGCATTTGCCGACGGGGAATTACTCCTTTCTCTGCTAATTCGCGATCGCGATCATATTGTTCTTGCGCAACTGCTACTTGGGTTTGAGCTTGTGTGATTTCGGCTTTGGCTATTTGGACTCGACGTTGATAGTTTTGTTGAGCTAAATCTAAATCTGCTTGAGCCTGTTGCAATTCAGCTTTGGCTTGAGCTTGTTTTTCTTGGGAATCAACGCGCAACTCAATCAAATCAGGACTGGCAATTACCGCTACGGGCTGTCCTGCTTTTACATATGCCCCAGGTTCTACTAATAACTCGTTTACTTTTCCAGGAATTGGGGCTGTTACTTCTACTTTTTGACTGGGTAGAGCTTCAATTTGTCCTGTCGTTTTAATGCCAATGTCAAGGCGTTGACTAGTAACTGGTTCGACTTTTATTCCCAAACTTTTGGCGGTTTGAGCATCAACTTGAATCGAATCTGAAGCCTCTTGTTGAGAATCTCCGCCTTGAAATTCGTCTCCATGTCCGCCATGAGCTAGAACAGCAGCAGGAGCAGTTAGTAATATTAGACTCAAGATTACTCCAGTACTGTGCAGGAGAGATTTAGGGGAGCGAAACAGGTAACGAGTAACGGTCATAGTCAATATCCTTAAGTGATGAGGGAACGAGCTAGAATTTGCGATCATCAAAATATTTGTATTGGGCTTTTTGTAGTTAAATATATGGTTATTACTAATAAAATTTTTGAACTAGCAAAAAAGCATTGCCTTATTGACTAGTGTTTCACAGCAATATGAAATTGAAATGAAATTTGAATAAGGTATTTTAGAAACTATTAGAAACTATCTATAAGAGATTATTTATGAAGTAAATATTAAGAAGTCAGATAGCAAAGAGATAGATAATATCGCATAGATAACGTTCCCAATCACCCGCCGCAGATAACCTCGAACACTCAACAAAGAACCTCTCAACGGTCGGTGTGCATTGGGGTTGTTAGCTCGCGTCTAACTATACCCAGAATGCTGTGGGGTCGTGGTGCATTTTTCTGTTGTCGTCTCTATTGAACATTTCTTCCTTGCACGTACACAGTCGAAACAGGCTTCATCATCTTCCGTTCCACTTTGATATCTTTAAATCCAGCCATTTCCAGATCGCGTGCGAATCGTTCTCCCGCTTCAGTCGCATCATCTTCTGTAGCACCAGGAAGTCTGGGCTGATGAACGAGGGCTATGATTCCTCCCGTGTGCAACTGCTCTCTTAGCCGTCTCAGCACGTCAGTTTTGTTATCCCAGAACTGAAAGTTATTAACAGCCAGAATCTTATCAAATGGGTCGTCGAAGGAGGGCAATTGCGATACCGAAGTGAGAACCAATCGCACTCTTTCAGCCAAAATGGCGCGTTGATTTCTTTTTGAAGCTTGCCTGAACATCACTTCAGAATAATCAATACCCCAAATAACACCGTCAGTCACAATTTCACTCATCTTTTGGATGGTTACTCCAGGTCCGAAACCGATTTCCAGGACGCGATCAGAGGGCTGTAGGTTCAGCAGGGAAATTGCCCACTCATTGCGTTCAAGATTTGATGACCTATGCGCCATGATGAAGCCAACGATATTCCCCCAGAATCCTGTGGGGCGGGCGAACTGTGCAACTACTTTCTCCACAAGGCTCATAGGAGATCCTCCCTGACCTTCTTGTCGGCAGAACACGGACCTATCTAAAACTGTAGTCCAAAGCGGGCTGACTATTTATTATATCGCATTACACATTCAAGATAATTAGGACGATCAAATCCGTTCAATTCTTAAAATATGCGATCGCGTTTTGTAATGCCTAGATAAACTGGGTTGAT
This genomic window contains:
- a CDS encoding HlyD family secretion protein, giving the protein MDIPSKTPQVKRSRRWVLALVITTGIVTATAAVYTVSRYRLLPSTPAPTPAPTVPIVRTVTALGRLEPEGEAVHPATTGSLEGTRILKILVKEGEKVKAGQIIAILDTRARRLAALKETQEQVKVAQTRLAQVKAGAKVGEINAQKATILRMEAELRGNVKAQEATVERLVAELQNAETEDRRYQQLYQDNAVSASTRDSKHLAVETAQKQLEEGKATLNRLRESMQAQLNEAKANLNRIAEVRPTDVGAARAEVDKALAAVERTKADLEVAYVRSPRDGRILKIHIRPGEVVDDRGEGILKLGQTDKMYAVAEVYETDIRKVRLGQRATITSDAFVGKLQGTVNQIGWEIGKKDVLSTDPAAATDVRVVEVKIRLDPASSQQVAALNNLQVTVEIEP
- a CDS encoding DevC-like ABC transporter permease protein, giving the protein MSRKLFLAWLQLSRERARLLVALAGIGFAVILMFMQIGFRIALFESATRVHESLNAEIVLINPRSRALISMNNFSRRRLYQVLSFDGVASIDSMYVSLGTWKSPESDRDRAILVLGVDPAKRSLHIPEIDRYLNKLKLDDVAILDRVSRPEFKPFITEVAQGKVITPEINGRKIKVVGLFTVGSSFGSDALLITSEVNFLRIFKTRKAGEINIGLVKIKPNENIEQTARAIKADLPKDVRVLTHDEFVEFEKNYWQKNTAIGFVFTLGTIMGFIVGSVIVYQVLYTNVSDHLAEYATLKAMGYKDRYLLGMVLQESLILAVLGYIPGFAITLGLYDLTKKATSLPMAMDFGRGLIVLILTILMCALSGAIAVRKLQAADPADIF
- a CDS encoding ABC transporter-like protein — translated: MAQQPVVTIKHLNHYFGRGDLRKQILFDINLEIYCGEIVIMMGPSGSGKTTLLTLIGGLRSPQEGSLKVFDRELNRASIDRLVEIRRNIGYIFQSHNLLQFLTAWQNVQTALELHPDIPSEELHARAEAMLKAVGLEHRANYYPENLSGGQKQKVAIARALVSHPKLVLADEPTAALDSKSGRDVVELMQRLAREQGCSILVVTHDNRILDIADRIVRMEDGRLFVDSTTLMS
- a CDS encoding glycosyl hydrolase BNR repeat-containing protein, which translates into the protein MSQPESKDHSMKWMGLAMIACCAIPIAISLFLGGGLGVFLGRSSQQPVSNQSTSASTPQPKPQPKAVNVSLSPAANWQANNHVHGLAVNPDNPNIIYVASHNGLLQRSESGEWYWMGKQRADYLGFTADPTNSNRFYSSGHPHTGGNLGFQVSENQGEDWQQISLPGVDFHALAIASSNPNIFYSFPASGAQGLHLSKDGGKTWTKPRMVRLNDAPLDLAVDPNNSAHVFAATRSGIYESTDSGDEWKLIPNTQNAPVIALTLLKREDNTVMYGYRFLQSAPGIYRSNDSGKTWEKLWTETNGVIVKLAIAPNNPQILYAVNENNTVFQSQDGGKSWQKLS
- a CDS encoding MerR family transcriptional regulator; the encoded protein is MTQIEVKALQEQLIKIGELAKQTNVTVGTLRYYESLGLIEPAFRNNKGYRYYTDDAVKQVQFIKKAQSLNFSLAEIQQILGIRRQGIPPCSLVRDLLECKIAELERQIQSTLAFKKELEAYKELWADKPQDDPNLEQFCSLIEEVNLE